In Fulvia fulva chromosome 10, complete sequence, a single window of DNA contains:
- a CDS encoding Short-chain dehydrogenase: protein MSSQLRTAPVAPGIAFITGGARGLGNAIGVAFAKEGSKGVALVDIFAEGSETFKKGKEAVEAFGTKCIIIRADVTKEEDVERAIAKTVEEFGRIDYAANFAGVVGPLAMSWDIALEDYKKVIDVNLTGVWVCVKHELKQMLKQSSIEGVEEGRVPQLGSIVNAASVNSIQAGAGTSGYTSAKHGVVGITKAAALEGRGHGIRVNAVSPGFLTTDLLKSNFEDGSLPPEAWKVYEARQGRIASFSEVGDAVVLLSTPRMSLVNGVNLPIDGGFTINENTL, encoded by the exons ATGTCGTCTCAGCTTCGCACCGCACCAGTCGCTCCAGGAATCGCATTCATCACAGGCGGAGCCAGAGGACTAGGCAATGCCATCGGCGTCGCATTCGCGAAAGAAGGATCCAAAGGCGTGGCACTCGTCGACATCTTCGCAGAAGGCAGCGAAACATTCAAGAAAGGCAAGGAAGCTGTCGAGGCATTCGGTACCAAATGCATCATCATTCGCGCCGACGTGACCAAGGAAGAAGACGTAGAACGAGCCATCGCCAAAACAGTCGAAGAGTTCGGCCGCATCGATTATGCGGCAAACTTCGCCGGAGTCGTTGGCCCGCTAGCCATGTCCTGGGATATTGCGCTTGAAGATTATAAGAAGGTCATCGATGTGAATCTTACTGGCGTATGGGTATGCGTGAAGCATGAGCTGAAGCAAATGCTAAAGCAAAGCTCGATTGAGGGCGTTGAAGAAGGCCGAGTGCCGCAGTTAGGCTCCATCGTCAATGCGGCCTCTGTCAATTCGATCCAGGCAGGTGCTGGTACCAGTGGCTACACGAGTGCGAAGCACGGCGTGGTCGGCATCACCAAAGCTGCTGCACTTGAAGGTCGAGGCCATGGAATCCGTGTCAACGCAGTCTCCCCGGGATTCTTGACGACGGATCTGTTGAAGTCGAACTTCGAGGACGGCTCTCTACCTCCAGAGGCTTGGAAGGTCTATGAAGCACGTCAAGGGCGCATAGCCAGTTTCAGCGAAGTCGGGGACGCAGTTGTGTTATTAAGCACTCCACGGATGAGCTTGGTGAATGGTGTGAATCTACCAATCGATGG TGGCTTCACCATCAACGAGAACACGCTGTAA
- a CDS encoding MFS-type transporter M6, which produces MVRPLYSAYGSAGRKSPPSTCTHSLRAQSAVGVGGWRRRYEYRQPQVQCSPTGTAMAAWTLHTSDSTEPLSPRPVDTNSISSRSTSQGPLETEKCRFVAQLPTTARSDQDPEKGPEPNDAVAKEAFSVFSTNQKRVIVVVASLAAWFSPMTGMIYYPALNKIASDLHVTSSQVNITATTYVIMQGLAPMMVAGFSDKAGRRPAYIVCFTIYILANLALGLQNSYTALLILRMFQSAGISGTIALANGVVGDLITASERGRYITFSSLGSILGPTLSPVLGGLLSQNLGWHWIFWFLLIFSACFSIPLMLFLPETCRKIVDDGSVPPPWSSWNITDHLRSKSTAHKGLPVDEKKALRLRENHRLAIPNPISTLVVLADLETALLLITNGLAMACIYAVFAGKSSMFRELYDFDELHVALMFLPIGIGGVFSAFTIGYLLDWNYRRHARHLDVPLTRNRQTDLSEFPIERARLQVGLPMLILTALGVMAYGWSVNWKITLAGPIISLLFLGCCLIGASEVLNVLLVDIYPDQPATVTAANNLVRCSLGAAATAVIRPMSNAMGNG; this is translated from the exons ATGGTACGGCCTTTGTATAGCGCATACGGTTCAGCTGGGCGAAAGTCACCGCCGTCGACGTGCACACACAGTCTTCGGGCCCAGAGCGCCGTTGGCGTTGGCGGTTGGCGGAGACGTTATGAATACCGACAGCCCCAGGTCCAGTGCAGTCCAACAGGCACAGCAATGGCTGCATGGACGTTGCATACATCTGATAGCACTGAACCGCTGAGTCCTCGACCCGTCGACACAAATTCCATCTCATCGCGCTCAACGAGCCAAGGACCTCTAGAGACCGAGAAATGTCGTTTCGTCGCACAGCTTCCGACGACCGCGAGGAGCGACCAAGATCCAGAGAAAGGACCCGAACCCAACGATGCCGTTGCCAAAGAGGCTTTCTCTGTGTTTTCGACGAATCAGAAACGAGTCATCGTGGTCGTAGCGTCGCTTGCTGCGTGGTTTAG TCCAATGACCGGAATGATCTACTATCCAGCATTGAACAAGATTGCGAGCGACCTACATGTAACAAGCAGCCAAGTCAACATTACTGCTACGACATACGTG ATCATGCAAGGACTAGCACCAATGATGGTAGCAGGCTTCTCCGACAAAGCTG GCCGACGACCTGCTTATATCGTCTGCTTCACCATCTACATACTTGCCAACCTTGCTTTAGGACTGCAGAATAGCTACACCGCGCTTCTGATTCTCCGGATGTTCCAGTCAGCCGGCATCAGCGGGACCATAGCTCTTGCCAATGGTGTTGTTGGTGATCTCATTACTGCCTCAGAGCGTGGGCGTTACATTACGTTTTCATCACTTGGCAGCATACTCGGACCAACGCTATCGCCTGTCCTCGGTGGTCTTCTCAGCCAGAATCTTGGATGGCACTG GATCTTCTGGTTTCTGCTCATATTCTCGGCTTGTTTCTCAATCCCTCTTATGCTGTTCCTCCCAGAGACTTGCCGCAAGATCGTGGACGATGGCTCTGTACCGCCGCCGTGGTCTAGCTGGAACATTACGGACCACCTCCGCTCCAAGTCGACAGCTCATAAGGGCTTGCCTGTAGACGAAAAGAAGGCATTGCGTCTAAGGGAGAATCACAGGCTCGCCATCCCAAATCCGATCTCGACACTGGTCGTGCTAGCAGATCTGGAGACTGCATTGCTACTAATCACCAACGGGCTTGCAATGGCTTGCATCTATGCCGTCTTCGCTGGAAAGTCTTCGATGTTTCGCGAACTGTACGATTTCGACGAGCTACACGTCGCCTTAATGTTT CTTCCCATAGGGATCGGCGGTGTATTCTCCGCATTCACTATCGGATATCTACTTGACTGGAATTACAGGAGGCATGCTAGACATCTCGATGTGCCTTTGACCCGCAATCGACAGACCGACCTCTCCGAATTCCCTATCGAGCGTGCCCGACTGCAAGTCGGACTACCGATGTTGATCCTTACAGCTCTAGGAGTCATGGCATATGGCTGGTCCGTGAACTGGAAGATCACTCTCGCAGGCCCGATCATCTCTCTGTTGTTCTTGGGCTGCTGCTTGATAGGAGCCTCTGAGGTGCTGAATGTCCTTTTGGTCGACATATATCCTGACCAGCCGGCTACTGTCACAGCAGCGAACAACCTGGTCAGATGCTCGCTTGGCGCAGCTGCTACGGCTGTTATTAGGCCTATGAGTAATGCTATGGGGAATGGGTAA
- a CDS encoding putative mannosyl-oligosaccharide alpha-1,2-mannosidase — translation MAVCARLSLVLHLLFSTVVSTELGNEAIPAYVQPNTDTSPAKPDGPIVPDRSKPTVTVTLSRAHPPAQTIFVQPVPVEGCKKVQAAGVKGDETRAEAIKEAFRHGWSGYSKYAYGMDELQPLSAKGNNNRYGWGLTIVDSIDTAIIMGLNDIVSDMLDFIGKIDFTRTRADHINVFETNIRYIGGLLSAYDLLKSGQFSGNYDEDQVDALLEQAVTLTDRVAHAFDTRTGLPAADLDYNNGRPITATYTDPSNNATYNSTNAASIGTFILEFTRLSDLTGNQTYRQIAERANSYLIKPSPSPIYPGLIGTQFDIDTGEMLTFDGGWQAGVDSALEYLIKTYQYHTTNTTTTYKDFWLKAVESTTENIAVHPYGFPDLTFVTRLDNNGSLEYLADTFSCFAGGNFLLGGAFLDSPDITDLGVAWTDGCHKSYNSTLTGLGPLAWAWFNETNQAYDADNENDAAARKNAARKGFWIFPQVENWFSRPEPLESVFYAHRITGDERWADHNWEIFKALNETSRNSIAFAAVNNVDMPDGGSLSDSLDSFFFAEVLKYLYLTFAEPDVIDLSEWVFNTEGHPFRATCAGGASSSHGSAHVHGRRHIHGLPL, via the exons ATGGCGGTGTGCGCACGCCTTTCACTCGTTTTACATCTGCTCTTCTCGACAGTCGTTTCTACTGAGCTTGGAAATGAAGCTATCCCAGCCTATGTCCAGCCTAACACAGACACATCGCCAGCAAAACCCGACGGACCTATCGTGCCCGATCGAAGCAAGCCGACAGTGACGGTCACCCTGAGTAGAGCACACCCACCTGCGCAGACAATCTTTGTTCAGCCTGTGCCTGTTGAAGGCTGTAAGAAAGTACAGGCCGCGGGTGTGAAGGGCGATGAAACGCGTGCCGAAGCCATCAAGGAGGCTTTTAGACATGGATGGAGTGGCTACTCGAAATATGCATATGGAATGGATGAGCTGCAGCCACTCAGCGCGAAGGGCAACAATAATCGTTATGGCTGGGGTTTGACAATCGTCGACTCTATTGATACTGCCATAATCATGGGTCTGAACGACATTGTGAGCGATATGCTTGATTTCATCGGAAAGATCGACTTTACCAGGACGCGTGCAGATCACATCAACGTGTTTG AAACCAACATTCGCTACATTGGCGGTTTGCTCTCTGCGTACGACTTGCTGAAGAGTGGCCAGTTTTCGGGCAACTACGACGAAGACCAAGTCGATGCACTTCTTGAGCAGGCCGTGACGCTCACAGATAGAGTCGCGCATGCCTTCGACACGCGAACAGGTCTTCCAGCTGCCGACCTCGACTACAACAACGGCAGACCCATAACCGCAACGTACACCGACCCTTCTAACAACGCAACGTACAACTCTACCAATGCCGCCTCCATCGGGACCTTCATCCTCGAGTTCACCCGACTCTCCGACCTAACTGGCAACCAGACCTACCGCCAGATCGCAGAACGCGCGAATAGCTACCTCATCAAACCCAGCCCTTCTCCCATCTATCCTGGTCTGATCGGCACTCAGTTCGATATCGACACGGGCGAAATGCTCACATTCGACGGCGGCTGGCAAGCAGGTGTAGATTCCGCTCTCGAGTACTTGATCAAGACCTACCAATACCACACCACGAACACCACAACCACATACAAAGACTTCTGGCTGAAAGCCGTCGAGTCCACAACCGAGAACATCGCGGTGCATCCTTACGGATTTCCGGACTTGACGTTTGTAACCCGTCTCGATAACAATGGCTCCCTGGAATACCTCGCGGACACCTTCTCTTGCTTCGCAGGCGGGAACTTTCTCCTCGGCGGTGCATTTCTCGACAGCCCTGATATTACAGATCTGGGTGTAGCATGGACAGATGGATGCCATAAAAGCTATAACAGCACGTTGACGGGTCTCGGTCCTCTAGCATGGGCGTGGTTCAATGAGACTAATCAAGCCTACGATGCTGATAATGAGAATGACGCAGCCGCGAGGAAGAATGCCGCACGAAAGGGGTTCTGGATATTCCCACAAGTGGAGAATTGGTTCTCAAGGCCAGAGCCGTTGGAGAGTGTATTTTATGCTCATAGAATTACGGGTGATGAGAGGTGGGCGGACCACAATTGGGAGATTTTCAAGGCGCTCAACGAAACATCGAGGAACAGCATTGCATTTGCGGCTGTGAACAATGTCGATATGCCGGATGGTGGAAGTCTCAGTGACAGTCTCGATTC ATTCTTCTTTGCAGAGGTGCTGAAGTACCTCTACCTTACATTTGCGGAGCCTGATGTTATCGATCTCAGCGAATGGGTCTTCAACACCGAGGGACATCCTTTCAGAGCAACTTGTGCTGGTGGTGCGAGCAGTAGCCATGGGAGTGCTCATGTGCATGGAAGGCGACACATACATGGCTTGCCTCTATAG
- a CDS encoding Polyamine transporter 4, whose amino-acid sequence MAQDSARTSRTMSPKSTDDEEKDIGQSQREHPSSQDTTQSHDPEKQTSNNASHNDDDQKKLDDWDSPGDADNPLNWPTSKKAYHTLIPSTIAFVCTLGSSIITPGQESIMSDLGVSMEVSLLPYVLYVIGLAFGPMLAAPLSETFGRRAVYWTGMPVFMLFTLGAGFSNNIAALCICRFFSAVFGSPGLSIGSATISDIWTPLQRAAPMTFYVTTPFLGPAIGPLVGGFVAEKMGWRWTVWTLLFFEVACLSPALFMKETYKKAILRKRAKARGLRYPEPERTPVQAAKFFLRSTLTRPAHMFCVEPVVLCFTSYVSINFGTLYAFFAAFPYVFETQYGFGLGQVGLFFIGLGVGSTAGGAFIIVFSKLMYGRKIAQHGKVPPEAKLYLAMIGSLCLPVSLFWFGWTTQEKVHWMAPVVAEAIFGFGNLLIFMSSVLYVMDFYGPLVGASAMGANNLGRYALGAIFPLFIVQMYRGLGIGWATSLLGFVSVVLAPIPWVLFMFGPTLRSRSTYAKPEGN is encoded by the exons ATGGCCCAAGACTCCGCCCGAACGAGTCGAACGATGTCGCCGAAGAGTACCGATGACGAAGAGAAAGATATTGGACAAAGCCAACGAGAACATCCTTCAAGTCAAGATACCACACAATCACACGACCCCGAAAAGCAAACATCTAACAATGCCTCCCACAACGATGACGACCAGAAGAAACTCGACGATTGGGACAGTCCAGGCGATGCAGACAATCCCCTCAACTGGCCTACCTCCAAGAAGGCCTACCATACCCTCATCCCATCCACCATAGCCTTCGTCTGCACCCTCGGCTCCTCCATCATTACCCCAGGCCAAGAATCTATAATGTCCGACCTAGGAGTGTCAATGGAGGTCTCCCTCCTCCCCTACGTCCTCTACGTAATAGGGCTCGCCTTCGGCCCTATGCTCGCTGCCCCGCTATCAGAGACCTTCGGTCGAAGAGCGGTGTACTGGACGGGGATGCCGGTGTTTATGCTCTTCACGCTCGGGGCAGGGTTCAGCAATAATATTGCTGCATTGTGTATATGCCGGTTCTTCTCTGCCGTGTTTGGAAGTCCGGGGTTGTCGATTGGGAGTGCGACGATAAGTGATATTTGGACACCCCTTCAGCGCGCTGCGCCTATGACATTCTACGTCACGACACCATTCCTCGGTCCCGCGATTGGGCCTTTGGTAGGCGGGTTCGTGGCAGAGAAGATGGGTTGGAGGTGGACGGTGTGGACGTTGCTGTTCTTTGAGGTGGCATGTCTAAGCCCGGCACTATTCATGAAAGAGACGTACAAGAAAGCGATTCTGAGAAAAAGGGCCAAAGCACGAGGACTGAGATATCCAGAGCCGGAGAGGACGCCAGTGCAGGCCGCGAAGTTCTTCTTGCGAAGTACGTTGACGCGGCCGGCGCATATGTTCTGCGTGGAGCCGGTAGTACTGTGCTTCACGTCGTATGTGTCGATCAACTTCGGGACGTTATATGCCTTCTTTGCCGCTTTCCCGTACGTCTTTGAGACGCAGTACGGGTTTGGGCTTGGGCAGGTGGGTTTGTTCTTCATTGGGTTGGGTGTGGGATCTACTGCGGGTGGTGCGTTTATTATCGTCTTCAGCAAACTGATGTACGGGAGGAAGATAGCCCAGCATGGAAAGGTGCCACCGGAGGCGAAGCTGTATCTGGCCATGATTGGATCTTTGTGCTTGCCAGTTTCCTTGTTCTGGTTCGGCTGGACGACGCAGGAAAAGGTCCATTGGATGGCGCCAGTTGTTGCTGAGGCTATCTTTGGCTTCGGTAACTTGCTCATATTCATGAGCTCCGTGCTTTACGTCATGGACTTTTATG GTCCTCTGGTTGGTGCATCAGCAATGGGCGCGAACAACCTAGGGAGGTATGCCTTGGGTGCCATCTTCCCTCTGTTCATCGTGCAGATGTACCGAGGGCTTGGGATAGGATGGGCGACGAGTCTGCTAGGCTTTGTCAGTGTAGTATTAGCGCCCATCCCGTGGGTACTCTTCATGTTTGGGCCTACGCTGCGGAGTCGGAGCACGTATGCGAAGCCAGAGGGCAATTGA
- a CDS encoding Coiled-coil domain-containing protein yields the protein MAKGENRKKAAGNAKKAEVAAQKSAANNAKKEEAEAAEWKKGGKDNSKAEAAAAKQAEAARKKAEKEALLAEEEASLPTKGGKGKAAPAKKSRGLDLSGLDAPSSKKELAALNATGIDNALDALTLTTDNKDKIDRHPERRFKAAYAAFEERRLEEMKDEKGLRRQQKVDQIRKEFEKHPDNPFNQVHGTHDMSKEEIAALRDSEKTKKESFLTG from the exons ATGGCCAAGGGCGAGAACCGCAAGAAGGCCGCCGGCAACGCGAAGAAGGCAGAGGTAGCAGCACAGAAGTCGGCGGCAAACAACGCAAAGAAGGAGGAAGCAGAGGCAGCAGAATGGAAGAAGGGTGGCAAAGATAACAGCAAGGC TGAGGCAGCGGCAGCGAAACAGGCAGAAGCAGCACGAAAGAAGGCCGAGAAGGAAGCACTCCTTGCAGAAGAAGAGGCCTCGCTGCCTACGAAAGGCGGCAAGGGTAAAGCAGCACCAGCGAAGAAGTCACGCGGTCTCGATCTGTCAGGTCTTGATGCGCCCTCATCTAAGAAAGAGCTCGCAGCACTGAATGCCACTGGTATCGACAACGCTCTCGATGCACTCACATTGACGACCGACAACAAAGACAAGATCGACCGCCACCCCGAGAGGAGATTCAAGGCAGCATATGCTGCTTTCGAGGAGCGACGACTGGAAGAGATGAAGGACGAGAAGGGTCTGAGGAGACAGCAGAAGGTCGATCAGATTCGCAAAGAGTTCGAGAAGCACCCAGACAACCCGTTCAACCAGGTACATGGAACGCACGATATGTCCAAGGAAGAGATCGCTGCGCTGAGGGATAGCGAGAAGACCAAGAAAGAGTCGTTCCTCACTGGTTGA
- a CDS encoding putative leucine aminopeptidase 2, translated as MIGSILSLAALAAAQEAYNPPSYTPPSYTPPSYTPAKEPVDSKALQASILESALSQKAHELEDAAYSTPQRNRVFSSPGHENTLQFIEGYLETVSDYYDFRRQEFQALYSQASGEFSADGTAYDPTIYQYSPSSPVEGITAALVPVANNGCNATDYPAEVSGAIALISRGLCDFGLKSALAGAAGAEGAIIYNNIPGPVTGGTLGPPPRAEGDYIPTAGITQDNGTALLAAINGGQTVEGVLLVDSVIENRTTYNIIADSKGGDKNNVLAIGAHSDSVYAGPGINDDGSGTIGILETAIQLAKYTTTNAVRFCFWSAEEFGLLGSEYYASQINGTEEAEKIRLYLNFDMIASPNYVYALYDGDGSAFNITGPPGSGEAEAFFENWFEEQGLPTKETDFDGRSDYGPFLDIGVAAGGIFTGAEEVKTEEEAAVFGGEAGVAYDVNYHQAGDNYTNLNFEAFLVNTKAIAAATAFYTTSFDSLPPRNATIEGRKRRSVSRHPHKRQNKMSHSHHMHDCGRSEKITH; from the exons ATGATCGGGTCTATCCTTTCCCTCGCGGCTTTGGCTGCTGCGCAAGAAGCCTACAACCCTCCATCTTACACTCCTCCATCTTACACACCACCGAGCTACACACCAGCGAAGGAGCCAGTGGACTCGAAAGCTCTCCAGGCGTCGATTCTGGAGAGTGCTCTTTCGCAAAAGGCTCATGAGCTCGAAGATGCCGCCTACAGCACACCTCAGAGAAACAGAGTCTTCAGCTCCCCAGGCCACGAGAATACTCTGCAGTTCATTGAGGGATACCTCGAGACCGTGAGCGATTACTACGACTTCAGACGTCAGGAGTTCCAGGCTCTCTACAGTCAAGCTAGCGGCGAGTTCTCTGCTGATGGAACGGCATATGACCCCACGATCTACCAGTACTCTCCTAGCTCACCGGTCGAGGGAATTACTGCGGCTCTTGTGCCGGTGGCGAACAATGGATGCAATGCTACCGACTACCCAGCTGAGGTTTCCGGAGCTATTGCCCTGATCTCGAGAGGTCTCTGTGACTTTGGTCTGAAGAGTGCTCTTGCTGGTGCGGCTGGCGCCGAGGGTGCCATCATCTACAACAACATCCCAGGTCCTGTCACTGGTGGTACCCTTGGCCCTCCACCACGTGCCGAGGGTGACTATATCCCAACTGCCGGAATAACTCAAGACAACGGCACCGCCTTGCTCGCTGCCATCAATGGTGGCCAGACTGTCGAGGGCGTGCTCCTGGTCGACAGCGTGATTGAGAACCGCACAAC CTACAACATCATCGCCGACAGCAAGGGTGGCGACAAGAACAACGTCCTCGCCATTGGCGCCCACTCCGACTCCGTCTACGCCGGCCCAGGCATCAACGACGACGGCTCCGGCACCATCGGAATCCTCGAGACCGCCATCCAGCTCGCCAAATACACCACCACCAACGCCGTCCGCTTCTGCTTCTGGAGCGCCGAAGAGTTCGGTCTGCTTGGTTCAGAGTACTACGCCAGCCAGATCAACGGCACAGAAGAGGCAGAGAAGATCAGACTGTACCTAAACTTCGACATGATTGCCTCGCCCAACTACGTCTACGCCCTTTACGATGGAGATGGTTCCGCTTTTAACATCACCGGCCCTCCAGGTTCCGGTGAGGCTGAGGCTTTCTTCGAGAATTGGTTTGAGGAGCAAGGTCTACCTACCAAGGAAACCGACTTCGACGGCCGCTCGGACTACGGCCCATTCCTCGACATTGGTGTCGCCGCTGGTGGTATCTTCACCGGTGCTGAGGAGGTCAAGACTGAAGAAGAGGCTGCTGTCTTTGGTGGTGAGGCGGGTGTTGCGTACGATGTCAATTACCACCAGGCTGGAGACAACTACACGAACCTGAACTTCGAGGCGTTCTTGGTCAACACCAAGGCGATTGCTGCCGCTACCGCGTTCTACACCACGAGCTTCGATAGCTTGCCACCGAGGAATGCGACGATTGAGGGTAGGAAGAGGAGGAGTGTCAGCCGTCACCCGCACAAGAGGCAGAATAAGATGAGCCATTCGCATCATATGCATGATTGTGGAAGGTCGGAGAAGATTACACACTAA
- a CDS encoding Pre-mRNA-splicing factor SPF27 yields the protein MPLMQSAADALPYIDAQPSPGAIAAANALVQGEIDPDSASQLHPAIPAQRESKFSEVIEAEHARIAGGKPKEGGLDLSRYELLDPPTKGDTEAWKTTLQKAYVSAEYLRSRDVNLGLLETYGKNAWLIGNSQLEDELRALEKELAQAKLDLEEVEQARRAEQGNIAGEMQGLEEGWRTGVGRMIETQAAAERLRQEILERKRMAAA from the coding sequence ATGCCGCTCATGCAGAGCGCAGCAGATGCGCTACCATACATCGATGCACAGCCGTCACCAGGAGCCATCGCCGCTGCCAATGCTTTGGTTCAGGGCGAGATCGACCCCGACAGCGCATCGCAACTGCACCCAGCAATTCCAGCGCAGCGCGAGTCAAAGTTCTCGGAAGTCATAGAGGCAGAGCACGCGCGCATTGCCGGTGGTAAGCCAAAGGAAGGCGGCCTCGATCTCTCACGCTACGAACTCCTCGACCCACCTACCAAAGGCGACACCGAAGCCTGGAAGACAACTCTGCAGAAGGCATACGTGAGTGCCGAGTACCTTCGCAGCAGGGACGTCAACCTGGGTCTGCTGGAGACTTACGGCAAGAACGCGTGGCTTATCGGCAATAGTCAGCTGGAGGACGAGTTGAGGGCATTGGAGAAGGAGTTGGCGCAGGCGAAGCTGGACTTGGAGGAGGTTGAGCAAGCCAGGCGGGCTGAACAAGGGAACATAGCAGGCGAGATGCAGGGCTTGGAAGAGGGATGGCGTACTGGCGTGGGCAGGATGATCGAAACCCAGGCAGCGGCAGAGCGCCTGAGGCAAGAGATTTTGGAGAGGAAGCGAATGGCTGCGGCCTGA